A window of the Lepus europaeus isolate LE1 chromosome 5, mLepTim1.pri, whole genome shotgun sequence genome harbors these coding sequences:
- the TNFRSF25 gene encoding tumor necrosis factor receptor superfamily member 25 translates to MRPGPGGCVAAVAAALLLLLDAGAHGGTAGPPCDCAGDVQKRNSPLCCRGCPAGHFLKAPCTEPCGNSTCLPCPQGTFLARENYRSRCARCQTCDEQAFQVALENCSAVTDTRCGCEPGWFVECVVAHCRDSSPFQCRPCSDCGALHRHTRRPCSSRDADCGTCLPGFYEHGNGCLSCPTSTLGSCPEPCVAVCGWRQMFWVQVLLAGLGVPLLLGVTLTYTYHRCQPPKPTVPDAAETEALTPAQATHLSPSGSAHTLLVPAAGGEKVCTVQLVGNGWTTGSPQTQERPCPQLAWSWDQLPTRALGPALETPQSPAPPAGSPAAVLQPGPQLYDVMDAVPARRWKEFVRTLGLREAEIEAVEVEVGRFRDQQYEMLKRWRQQQPAGLGAVYAALERMGLDGCAEDLRSRLQRGP, encoded by the exons ATGAggccggggcctgggggctgtgtgGCAGCTGTGGCTGCG GCCCTGCTACTGCTGCTGGATGCCGGGGCTCACGGCGGCACTGCTGGCCCACCGTGTGACTGTGCGGGAGACGtccagaagaggaacagcccgTTGTGTTGCCGGGGCTGTCCTGCAG GGCACTTCCTGAAGGCCCCCTGCACAGAGCCCTGTGGCAACTCCACCTGTCTGCCGTGCCCGCAGGGCACCTTCCTGGCCAGGGAGAACTATAGGAGTCGCTGTGCCCGCTGTCAAACCTGTGATGAGCAAG CCTTCCAGGTGGCCCTGGAGAACTGCTCGGCGGTGACAGACACCCGCTGCGGCTGTGAGCCAGGCTGGTTTGTCGAGTGTGTGGTCGCCCACTGTAGGGACAGTTCACCTTTCCAGTGCCGCCCGTGCTCAGACTGTGGGGCCCTGCACCGCCACACGCGACGGCCCT GTTCCAGTAGAGACGCTGACTGTGGGACCTGCCTGCCTGGCTTCTATGAACATGGCAATGGCTGCTTGTCCTGCCCCAC GAGCACCCTGGGGAGCTGTCCTGAGCCCTGTGTTGCTGTCTGTGGCTGGAGGCAAA TGTTCTGGGTTCAGGtgctcctggctggcctggggGTCCCGCTCCTGCTTGGGGTCACCCTGACCTACACATACCACCGCTGCCAACCTCCCAAGCCCACGGTTCCTG ATGCGGCTGAGACTGAGGCCCTGACCCCAGCACAG GCAACCCACCTCTCACCCTCGGGAAGCGCCCACACCCTTCTGGTGCCTGCTGCTGGTGGTGAGAAGGTCTGCACTGTCCAGTTGGTAGGCAACGGCTGGACCACTGGCTCCCCCCAGACCCAGGAAAGGCCTTGCCCGCAGCTGGCATGGTCCTGGGACCAGCTGCCCACCAGAGCTCTTG GCCCTGCTTTGGAGACCCCACAGTCGCCAGCGCCTCCCGCAGGCTCGCCAGCCGCTGTGCTCCAGCCGGGGCCACAGCTCTACGACGTGATGGACGCGGTGCCCGCACGGCGCTGGAAGGAGTTCGTGCGCACGCTGGGGTTGCGTGAGGCCGAGATCGAGGCCGTGGAGGTGGAGGTCGGCCGCTTCCGCGACCAGCAGTACGAGATGCTCAAGCGCTGGCGCCAGCAGCAGCCAGCGGGCCTGGGCGCCGTCTATGCAGCCCTGGAGCGCATGGGGCTGGACGGCTGCGCTGAGGACCTGCGTAGCCGCCTGCAGCGCGGCCCTTGA